One part of the Lotus japonicus ecotype B-129 chromosome 2, LjGifu_v1.2 genome encodes these proteins:
- the LOC130735216 gene encoding protein FAR1-RELATED SEQUENCE 5-like, which translates to MWWLKVMDGKHNHEPAKSLVGHPYVGRLTEEEKGLVGTMTSTWTPPRQILAALKENNPSNLTTITQVYSCNKRFKKEERGPLTEMQHLMKKLVEAKYVHFERQQADSSEIRDLFWAHPDAVRLFNTFPHVVIMDCTYKTNRYQIPLLEMVGLTSTGLTFSIAFCYIVREHTIDYVWALECMKSLIADDVRLPQVIVTDRDLALLSAVKQCLPNCTNLLCRFHINKNVEAKCKVLIGTDDFALSVMENWKCLIYAETVEQFDEEWKEMCVMCKDFPDFISYISTTWLKHKEKFVSAWTNSVLHFGTTTSNRAESAHSTLKRMLKDGRGDLCASWDAVDRLTTVRHNEIKASFERSINLVEHRFKSPMYTNIREFVSRKACNSWKMNRTE; encoded by the exons ATGTGGTGGCTGAAAGTGATGGATGGtaaacacaaccatgaaccagctaaatCACTAGTTGGCCACCCCTACGTTGGTCGACTAACAGAGGAAGAGAAGGGGCTTGTGGGCACCATGACTAGTACTTGGACTCCACCGAGACAAATACTAGCGgcattgaaggaaaacaatccaaGTAACTTGACTACAATCACTCAAGTTTACAGTTGCAACAAAAGGTTTAAAAAAGAGGAGAGGGGaccattgacagaaatgcaacatttgatgaagaagttgGTAGAAGCCAAGTATGTTCACTTTGAAAGGCAACAAGCTGATTCAAGTGAGATTAGGGATCTCTTTTGGGCTCATCCTGATGCGGTCAGactcttcaacacattccctcaTGTGGTCATCATGGATTGCACGTACAAGACAAACAGATATCAGATCCCCTTGCTTGAAATGGTTGGTCTCACTTCTACGGGGTTGACTTTCTCCATAGCATTTTGCTACATAGTTAGGGAGCACACAATTGACTATGTTTGGGCCTTGGAGTGCATGAAGTCTCTTATTGCCGATGATGTCAGATTACCTCAAGTGATTGTGACTGACAGAGATTTGGCTTTACTGAGTGCTGTTAAGCAATGTCTTCCCAATTGTACCAATTTATTATGCCGGttccacataaacaagaatgtggaggcaaagtgcaaagtgttgattggcacggatgattttgcCCTTTCAGTGATGGAGAACTGGAAATGCCTGATTTATGCTGAaacagtggaacaatttgatgaGGAATGGAAGGAAATGTGTGTCATGTGTAAGGACTTCCCAGATTTCATATCCTAcatttctactacatggttaaAGCACAAGGAGAAATTTGTGAGTGCGTGGACCAATTCTGTGTTGCATTTTGGAACTACAACGAGTAACAG GGCTGAAAGTGCACACTCAACCTTGAAGAGGATGCTGAAAGACGGCAGAGGTGACTTGTGCGCCTCGTGGGATGCAGTGGATAGGTTGACCACTGTACGACACAATGAAATCAAGGCATCATTTGAGCGCAGTATCAACCTTGTAGAACATCGTTTCAAGTCGCCCATGTATACAAATATCAGGGAATTTGTGTCCAGAAAGGCATGCAACTCATGGAAGATGAACAGAACAGAGTGA
- the LOC130735180 gene encoding purple acid phosphatase 17-like encodes MGKIGEKLDIDFVVSTGDNFYDNGLRDVNDPSFLESFSNIYTAKSLQKQWYSVLGNHDYRGDVLAQLSPTLRKIDKRWFCQRTFTLSTGIADFFFIDTTPFMDDYYTLSEHTYDWRGVSPRKGYLKYHLKELEEALKKSTARWKIVVGHHAIRSISHHGDSRELVNHLMPILKTNNVDIYLNGHDHCLQHIRSIDSPLLYVTSGAGSKAWRGDIKDSNSDTVKFFHDGQGFMSVEMTELKAKFAFYNVFGEKIHHWKVTKTSLHPST; translated from the exons ATGGGAAAGATAGGAGAGAAACTAGACATAGACTTTGTTGTATCCACTGGAGACAATTTCTACGATAATGGATTAAGAGATGTAAATGATCCCTCATTTTTGGAGTCATTTTCAAATATTTACACGGCTAAGAGCCTCCAAAAGCAATGGTACTCCG TCTTGGGAAACCATGACTATAGAGGTGATGTCCTAGCACAATTAAGCCCTACCCTAAGGAAAATTGACAAAAGATGGTTCTGCCAACGAACATTCACCCTTAGTACAG GCATTGCGGATTTTTTCTTCATAGACACAACCCCATTTATGGACGATTATTACACCTTGTCGGAACATACTTATGATTGGCGAGGTGTGTCTCCAAGGAAAGGTTACCTCAAATACCATCTCAAG GAACTTGAAGAAGCATTGAAGAAATCAACTGCAAGATGGAAAATTGTTGTGGGTCACCATGCAATAAGAAGTATTAGCCATCATGGTGATAGTCGAGAGCTTGTAAATCATCTCATGCCAATACTAAAG ACCAATAATGTTGATATCTACTTGAATGGGCATGACCACTGCCTCCAACATATACGTAGTATAGACAG TCCACTTCTCTACGTAACAAGTGGGGCTGGCTCAAAGGCATGGAGGGGTGATATTAAAGATAGCAACTCTGATACTGTGAAATTCTTCCACGACGGTCAAGGTTTCATGTCTGTTGAAATGACAGAACTTAAAGCAAAATTTGCCTTTTACAATGTCTTTGGTGAGAAAATACACCATTGGAAAGTGACAAAGACGTCATTGCATCCTTCTACATGA